The DNA region ttatttatttattgcagtgtagTGTCTTGATCAAGGGCAAAACAGTGACAATAATGAAACTAAGCTATCTACCCATCCGACCTACAGCCTTTGGTTCATCAGTCCAGATCTTACCCACTAAACCCCATACTGTGCAACAATAAATAGCTCATATTGTGCAATGTACATGcaataacacatgcacacaactGTAACCTGTGCCGTGCATGCTCTTAGAGGTCATGTGTGTGCTCTGTAGGGTGGTCAGTAAGAAATGTCATATCATGCCTTGTCAGGAAGAGAGTTTCCGACCTCCTTCATGCTGTGGATCTTCTGGCTGAGGACGCTCGACTGCTCGATGAGAGTCTCCGCGGCAGTGTCGTGCTCCTTCAGGCGCTCGAGCAGCGTCCGCGCGTCCCCCAGCACCTTCTCCAGCGAGCACATCTCCACCGGCTTCAGTCAACAACACctccacaaacactcacactaCACCGCTGCCTGACGCACAACACTCCAGCTAGAAAGATGTTGAGATATATTACATATTCACTGCCTTACATCGATCACTAAATACAAATATAGTAAGGCAATCGATTAAGGAAAGCTGTCAACTAAGTAAAAGAACTTCCTGTATTAGTCAACAAATACGTCAACTCTTTTGATTTCCTTCTTTGTTTCCTTGTACGTCcggcttttcaaaataaaatccccgtttgggttaaaaaaaaataaaataaaataaaaataataataaaccaataaaagtactcgtttttttaaacaacttatacgttatatttgtaaaatgattattatattatagaataaaaatatatacatttttatattattatataatattttagctGCTTTAAATTCACATATTGACGTGTTTACACTTTCTGTTGAAATATTCTACAAATATCTTACACAAGTTGATGATGTACTGTCATTCTCTTACATCTGTTTGTATTTATCATAATAAAAGTCTTACATAAGTTGTCTCTGCATAATAACATGGGATAGAAGAAAGTTGTTTAACATCTAACAAATGACACAATTCAcctttatttgcaaaaaaagtcGTAAAATCATAagactcataaaataaaaaaatcataaaatcataaaattcatacacacacacacacacacacacacacacacacacacacacacacacacacacactacttgaCCCACTAACACTagcatttctatttctattctacttgttttccttttgtttattACCAAAAATTACCCTCTAACAATAGTAATACTTGTAtacttgttacatttttattttttattaaaaaataaaaaaaaacttgctacatgtactgcgttagacTAACTGGGACTATTTACAGTACTTTATTGCTTTTACTGGTTTTGATTGCTGTATGTTTGTTGtatgatgtacacacacacacacacacacacacacacacacacacatacacacacacacatatatatatatatatatatataatatccacAATTCTtccatatatatacaggtattaATATGTACCTGTATATTTTTGCGGTTTGCTATTATgcatttaattgaatatatatattactatatattaatattatataattaatattatatatatatatatatacaaattatagaacatagtatatattatattatatattatatatatatatatatctagatatatacaaatattatagaACAGAGTGTTTATACTTTTCGGTTGAATTATCCTACAAATAGCTTATgcatagttgtctctgcataaaAAGATGGGTATTTCGATATCTAACCAAtgacacacttcatctttaacTATATGTGCTTTGTTACAGTAATAACCCTATGGTGGACTGTAATTTAgagatgattattaaaaaaaatatttttgcaatacaAATGGCATTATCTTGCaatgactgtaaaataaacatgaagcCCTTTCAAATATGTCAGTAGTGTAGAAAACACCATGAAGCATTAGCATGGGAAAGTACACACATGTACTTTACTTAATGTTTTGCATAAATCACAGCAAATTCAGAATATGTAAAGCGTACATTAACAGAGCCATGCAAAATGTGAAAGGAACTGTGTCCTTATGTAAACTATTACTGTAACATCCCTTTATGGTaaggtataataaaaataaagcagtaaGATGAGGACATTTGGTCTGATTTGAATAGCACTTGGTTCTATATATCCAAAACTGGTCTGTAAGTTGGTCTTTTCATGGCACTATATTTGTTTATAGCAGCTGATAATCTCACACAGTCACCATGATTTCATTAAGGTCCTTGCGTTTGAGGTCAGGCACTTTGGCGTCAGATGCAGGGTAGCCAACAGGAAGCAGCATTAGAAGCTTCTCATTGGCCGGCCGCTGGAGGAGGGACCTGAGCTGTGGGCCGCAGTTCAGAGGAGTGGTTGTCACGGTAACCAGCCCCACATTCTAACACAAAACACGAGAACAATGCAGAGAACAATGGAATATTACAcatcattcaaatcaaagatccacatttttttaaacaaatgtttgatttgtgttttttgtgtgtgtctgacctgCAGAGCAGCCAGCAGAATGCCACAGGAAATGGACACGCTGATTTCATTGTAATAGTGAGTCTTTTTCTTGCCGCTGGGCAGAATTCCATATGTCTGCTTAAACACTAGAATCAGATACGGAGCCACATCCAAATACTCCTTCACCCAGTTTGTCCTGTGAAAGAGACGTTTACTTGTTTGTAAGTCTCTATCGTTATTTAGTGAATTCTGTAATTTAATGAAGTCATATAAATTCTTCAAATGAAATTATAGTAGAACTAAAATTGAAGAAACTGATCACAATGCAGCTCTAGTAACACAGGagtttatgaaaacattatacacatgtaataattatattatcaAATGTAACATCTATATTTATCTGTAAATCCTACCAAAAATCccatcaataaataatatttataaaacctaTCAAtgctaataatttaaaataataaatgctatttaattttataattatttaaattacatttaaaaaatgtttattactgTATAGAGTAATTACAGTGTGTAGTATTATCAAtgctatttaattttataattatttaaattacatttaaaaaatgtttattactgtatagagtattacaacaaaaacaacaacaataataatatttaatatattactattaaattaCTTTGTATAGTagtgtcataataataataatgccatcatatcattattattatattacaatttatcatattatacatattattatttttatacataatattattaaatgattgCGTATTCTATTTtacctataatataatattcaataataattgttatttttacaataataattagtttcataatttattatagtTACATTATTATCTGATTGTGTTTCCGTCTATATTatagttacattattattattattggcatcCGGTTTGAAacaatcatataaaaaataaataaaatcaaaaaattaacaaaaaagtctcaaaaatatataatcaaattataaaaaagtaaactaatatcatagctaaatgcattttagtcaacacattaaacacaatattcaaatacataaaaatataaaagtaacaaaaaactaaaaacaaaataattaaccaTTAATACATAGTAATAGTAcagtaataaaaaactaataattaattaattatgcatacaGCTATATATTATGTAGTCTCTTGTCTATTTGAAACACACCTCAGTTTCTTCAGGTCTTGGACCCACTTGTCTCCCATCCTTTGCTTGTAGTtgatctcctcctcctcctcaatgATCTCTCTGATCTTGTGTTTGACATCTGCATCAGACACCACCACAAACGTCCAGGGCTCAGTGTGAGCTCCGCTAGGTGCAGtgcctttaacacacacacacaaacagacagtaAATGAGTGCGGGAGACAAAGGTTTGGCTTTGAATTGTTTTGTCTTTTGAGCTGAATAGGGATTTTCCACCTCTGCCAAATCAGACAACAAATTCAGCCCTGATTGTGATTGCATTACCTGCAGTGCGTATGACATTGTCAATCACTTCTTTTGGTACCGGTTCTGGACTGATGAAGCGAACAGACCGTCTCAGATTCATGAGCGAGTAGAACTTCTCAGATCGTTCCAGCATCTCAGTAGCAGAGTACTGAGCTGGTGTGTATGGAATATGGGCTAGGTTTTCTTCCTCTGTTGTGTCCAGccaatcatcatcatcctcctctgtGCACAGACAATCGATTGAGTCACCAACACCAATAAACAGAAACACAATTCCACATCGGGACATGTCTCatgtctttaaaggaatagtttctggattaaaggaacagtttggattctctgcagtgaatgggtgccgtcagaatgagtttttaatcagctttttggactctcattctgatggcacccattcactgcagagaatccatcggtgagcaagtgctaaatttctctaaatctattCCCAtgtaaaacaaattcatctacatcttggaaaaaaatattttgataaatcgTTCTAATTTCTtcctgttttaaaaatttttactaaatctaaaaaataacactgttttgaaaacatttacgaaaattataatctaatataagaaaattttttttacaatatttaaaaagttatcttTAAAATAGAATGTTGCACATATGtgcaattattaaacaaaatattagcaGTATATAAACAGTGCACGTAATTGTTTTACAGACATTAAAAGGTTATTTTGAAAGTGGGCTGTAAAAGAGCATGTTGCAACATCTGAAGCAAGACGTTTTTGGACTTGAACCTTTGCATTCGGTTCAAAACTTTTTCCCAGCACAGAGTTCTTACCTTCTTTGAGAGCTCAAACTTTAAGATCTCTTCAAAAGTTCTGCATCAATACACTCGACTTAGTGCCCTCCTCAAAGATATCTTCACATAAATGCTATTGTGTGGAGGTTACGGTTGCATTCCACTCTTGAACTGACTCGAACCATTTGTTCCATAAATTTATGCTTTACTGTTTTACATCCTGGTGTacttttatacagtttattatcATATTTGCATACCATTATGTATAGTTTATAGTTttgcctgatatatatatatatatatatatatatatatatattataggatatatatatatatatagatatagatagatatgcaTAAGAGGACTAATGACGGGTTTTGCAGATGTTTGtgggaaataaaatattttttaatactgaaaacatatatatatatacattttttatatgaaattagaAAACATGTATAGACAGGACAGTGCATGCAAAAGTAAAAGCTAAAGTCAACTTAATGTCACTTACTCCTTAATAACTCTGTAATATGTGTGTTTTACTAGTGATGGTGTGAGTGTAGTGGAGAGTACCGTTGTGTTTACTGCTGATTTCTGTATCATCCTGCAGATCCTCGTCCACCCATGGTTTGGCTGTCTGATCTGAACGCTCCTGCTTTGATCTGGTCTGTCTCCTCTGGGACTTTTTGAAGAGAAACCCGATAACCACACACAAAACCGCAACGAACACCGGAGTAAGAGACGAAAACACCGCCATGGTGGACGAGTGAAGTCTAAAGAAGGAGTTTCTCTCAAGTTCACTCAAAGGGGAGGGACTCACTTCCTTCTGTTAATGTTAAACAGCTCCCACTGAAAATGTAAGTAAGTTACACACTATTGCACGATTTGATTATCACACACAATAGTCATTCATACATctgtaatacttttaataattataaacttAGTTTAGAGTTatcaattatttaatattgttttaatattaatcataaatttataaaaatcaatGTAGTATAATTCTGCACGTTACATGGTACGTTCTCAAGTGACCGTctttattgaatcattcatttaaccgATTCATTCAAAGACGTTCCCTGCGTCccagtgtgcatactatccaccctgtctgccctaaatagtattgaaaattacttatatcacatatatatatatatatatattatatatattatataatatacatatatagttaGGATTGAGAGTTGGAAATATTTCACCTGTGGCTTAATATcaaaaaactcattcaaaaacTCAAAAGATTCAATCAGGAATGAATCACCACCACCTCGGATTGGAACAACGATTGGATTCTTTAGTGCctttgtttggaaatattttcgCTGGCGGAGCGAAGTAACAATATCTTTTAAGTAAGTTACTTGATATGAACTTTATGTTTATTGTTAAGTAAGTTACTTGATATGAACTttatgtttattgaactgttgtataaaagcaatatcatgcCCGTGGAGATAATTTCGATATGAGCAGGGATTAACTGTTCTTGCTTGTCTAATACTGCTTAAATAGCTTATAtcttacatattaaatatatataatatatctaggaTACTAACAAAAACATAtcataacaaaataacataatcCTAATATAACATATcccataaaaaacataaaataaaaacataaattattataaataactaatTTATAATGAAATAGTAGGCCTCTACTGAttctgaaatgcaaaaataaataaataaataatattggaGGCGCTGCTGTCTCATTTAAATCTTCTTAAAGCATACTTAgcatcaaaatcaacaaagaattttttttttcttatagctGCATGGGATAAACAACATGCTGTAAAGTAAATGACACATTACAGACAGAATTATTAGATGGTTTAGGGCATATTTCATTTTTCTCTGATGTGTTCAGACTGGGAGAAATCCACCATAAAGCAGCTACTGAAAAAAATCAAGCAAATATCAAAGCCACGGTGTTCTTgacatgacattttttaatttatttgaaaatctctctcacacacacactcaccatgaTATTATAATGTATTCACATTTGAATGATGAGCTCAAAGTTAATTTAATGATATCAATCATAATAGCAGATAAAAATAACAGTCCTTCCCAGAGGTGCATTTCatatcacaaaatgaaaatggtctGTCATTACTGCACTTTTACAAATGGTTACAATTTCCCTGTGGAGACTAAAGAAAACCTACATTCTGATATGCAGTTAGCAATATGAaagcttatatttatttacttacttaggATTTATGTTGTCATACACCACTGATggtaaaaaaaacatccaaacaaaatacattattaaatgttgttgttctgtttttgcttttattatggAAATCACATCATTTGCGTCACTGTATGGTGTTTTTCTCACagaaatgaaataatcaaaacaGATGGCGGGTGGTATATGCACTGACTCGACTCTGTCTGCAGTAGTGTTgttgcttcacacacacacaaaggcgtATGTTTACTTGCATGTTTTTAAGAGCTCTTAATCTGCTTTACAGTAGCATCTGTGACCACACTAGCATATAAACCTGTATATCAGATCAGTGTATGCCATTAAATGCACATAGAAGAATAGTTCATcctaaaatgtaagaaaattgacttaccatcaggccatccaagattgaaatgagtttgttttttaatcaaaacagatttggagaaatgtagcattgcatcacctgctcagcagtggatcctctgcagtgaatgggtgctgtcagaatgagagtccaaactgttttataattagatttttaaagatATGAAACATACAACATCTGAAATGCAATTAATCTCTGACATTATAGAAAACAGAGTTAAAATGTCAaaacatgctgttatttttactgtttactgatTCTGCCTTGAGGCCACACACAGTCATGCTGTGATGGTTAGAAGAGCTCAGAAACTCATTTGCGATAATTACATTTCAGTGTGAGGATAACAAGCATGTCTAACCCCCAATTTCTGTTTGAAAAGGGAGACTAATTTCTGCCCAGTCAGATTTCAGCATCACACATCCATATCACAACCATTTCATGCTGTCCAATCTCAGCATCACTCTAAGAGGGAGATATGCAACCTGACTGAACCCAATACGAAGGTAAGAGaagtagtaaaaaatatttcatattatgaatatctaaaaatattttaaatgatcaaaaagcaaGACACTTATTAAGACACACTATTTTGTACTCTGATCTAGCATGAACGTCTTTGCAAGTtaaatgtcaaagctgaattgcAGCTATTCAGTGTGGCTTTGATAATTGAAGTAAATGACACCATTATGACTGAACAGTTTGGTCTATTTTTATCCTCTTAACTATCATAGTTTCATCATAGATGAATAGAAAACCCTCTTCATTGCCACTTTATAGTCATGTTATTATAGCACTGATATATATGTCCATTGGACTATATAGAAACAGTTCCTGGAGTTTAACTGGTAGACCACAGAAACACAAGGTCATCTGTCCAGTGTGAAGTTCTTCATGTGCACTTTTGACCTTTTGGACTTTgagaatagaaaataattttttttcgtTCCCactaaatttagtttttgtttattaataacagTCCAACTGTTGACATGGTACACGATCAAAGGAGAATTCAGTctttatgattttagtttaagttaacatCATAACCCTGGTGGAAAATAATAACCCTGGTggaacttattttaaatttttaaaacatttttgaaataattttaaaatgaaatgccaGTCTCCTTTGTCTAGCTAAGGCTAAAACACTTTATTACAGGTCAAATTGTCTTGTAGATATTACAGCATAGTTTTTAATCTATAAAACAGTActgatgtaaatatttttttttttcacagtaataGCTTTTCATAGTTTACTGAAAGTCTGGGACAAGGAGAGAAGGAACAAAATGTGACTTTACTATaacgaaaataaaaaatgtagaactctatattaaatttttttactggAAAGCTCAGTGCTACAGTGATAGTCTAATAACAGTAGCAGTATAGTACAAGTGTAGTAGTGCTGCTGGAACTGAAGGCTGCTGTAATGGCTATAAAGTGAATGGAGTCTGATAGCACTAGTAGTATTCCAGTACTTACATGTCTCTAGAGACAGACTGTGTTTACTGGAGTGAAATAAACCAATTACAGTACActcacaccatacacacacagacgCTCGCAGTCACATGACAGCAGGGGGATTGTATGCATGTTCCTGAAGAGCTTTCAGGCCTGGCGTTTCTCCACAGATCTGGGTCAATGCTGGGCAGTTTAAATattaaccaataaaaaaacaagactGCATCTGCTGCTCAAAATCTATTGGCCTCTACAagattttcttcaaaaataaaacatgattagaGTTTGCAGTTAATGGTCACACAATATctatttaaattacttaattgAATTCAGTTTAAGTCTCTTGCTTAGATCTTGAAACACTACTAcagataatattttcatttaaagtttactGTACAACTTCAGATAAAACGCTGACTGAACCATTAACGAAACGAGTGGCTTTTTATAATcaattaattgaaaaatttaTTCAAACCACTGATTAAAAATACCGTTtcatcaaaacttaaaaaaattacactcaCCATTCGcttaaaaaacttataaaaataacCTGTTGTCTCTATCTATCCTGGCAACATAATgtctaaaaacattttcaaatagctATTCTTTATTGAACAACTCttgcaacataaaatcaaaaaaacactcaaaaacccattatatatataaaaacacttacacaataaaataaatatcaaactaTACCTGGCAATCGTCTCAAAACagcactatctatctatctatctataaacatACCTCTGATATGTATATAATCACTGACacatgtatctatctatctatctatctatctatctatctatctatctatctatctatctatctatctatctatctatctatctatctatctataatcatacttatatatcatatattacaaTTATCACAATCATTTTTGCTGagcatttaactgaaaactgCATTAAACTGTCAAAGAAGCTCATTCATTGTAAatagattcatttttaatgattcatGTAACATTTAGCTTGAATGAATTATTTTGTTACTTTGGGACAGTTTTCAGAAACGCACAAATGAATTAACGAATAATCCTTCCTCATGATGTAACTCACAAATTCAAAGATGAAACAATACTTTAAACTGCACTGCATGTGGCTTTTTAATCTTCCTCGCATGGCAAACCACTGATTGCATTGCTGGATGGCAGATGCTACGGTTCTGTCTTCTCCTGTCCTCTGGCACACACACTCTAATATTGGCATGATAGAAATAAGAGAGTTAGAGAAACAAATGAATGAGACAAGAACAGGGTGAAAGAAAAAGACATGCAAAGAGGACAACAGTGCAGGAAAAGAGCAACAGAGATGTCTGTCGGAAAACGAAGGGGGAGGATGAGCTGCTGACCGGTGCTTGATTTAGAGAATACATCAGAGTTAAACTACTCCACCCACAGCCACACCACATCACAACATAATACTATTCTATAACAGTACACAACAGCACACAATAAAATCAAACCAAACCTAACGTTTACTTGCATAGAAACCCTGATACCCTTTCAGTCTAGATTGTTGATTGAGTTAAATGGCATTTGAATGGATTGTGTTGCAGATCTGGAGGTCGCAGATCCAGAGCACGCGCCTGTCATTAGACATTCTCCTCACATGCACGCGCATGCAGTAAGTGGGTCAGGAAATTTAAAGGGAAAGCGTTGCTATAAAGTCTCAAGTGTTTATGTATCTGTTCTGTCACaagatgtacatgagtttgtttcttcttaggACCAGGtttggtgaaatttagcattaaaaaaaaaaagtgaaagtcgtgacatttgtcaagttcATCACATCATTtcttcatcaatgaatcctgtgcagtgaatgggtaccgtcagaatgatacatttttaacttaaaaccattgcttccagctaaaatacaattTCTCTATACATAATTTTGcagcttattttaattttttgtgtgaactattcctttaaaactaaacaaaatgaaataaaatacatttaaaaaaaaaaaacagtttttacatttttactttgaaaaatcaAAACCTTCCAAATATTTcggtaaaaataaagtaaaactgagCAATCACCCATATTTGGCCTTGACTGCTTGTGTAGCACGAACATGACGCTTTacttgaactgaatttaattcaGAAACTGCATAGCTGGTGTCATATACATTCTAGAAAACAGAAAGGAAATATGTTTGTATATGACTTATTAGAATTATAGACAAATGACAGATCTGTCCACATTATGTAGGGAGGATTCATAAGAATCCTAATATGGACAACAAGATGAACGAGTCTTGTAGCAAGTAAGCggataaatacattttcaggattAATGTGACATGTTCAGTAATGAGATGCAAATTTGTGACTAACAGCTCTCAGAAAGCATGTTTTTCACAATGCATGACTGCATAACACACACCTTACATAGGCATGTTTGTAGTATGAGAAGATGTGTTTGATCTATTGTGCATTTGTGTGAATAAAATTAAGCGAAGCAGAAGAACGTGTATATAACAATTCAGACATCTTgcctttattttaaatagaacagCACAAAAGACCACACTttacatatctaaaaaaaaaaaaaaaaaaaaaaaaaaaaaaaatgtaaaacacccAACACGCAGTTATACagtcaataaaaattaataaaaagttgtgaatttaatatttataagagTAATActtgtaataatgtataaaaagaCAAATCATCGCTTAAGTAAGCGATCCAAAACGTTCCTATCATGccaataaacatgcaaaaataaagcTTCCGTACACTCAAATACATCTctaacattttagaaacaaaaagtaaataaaataaaaaaaaatagatcagcCTAAATCCTGAATGTTCTTCTCTGAGAGAAGGGTCTAAACATAGTTGAAAACACGCAAACTCCTTAAAATCCACAACGATATTTAGAT from Cyprinus carpio isolate SPL01 chromosome B23, ASM1834038v1, whole genome shotgun sequence includes:
- the iyd gene encoding iodotyrosine deiodinase 1 translates to MAVFSSLTPVFVAVLCVVIGFLFKKSQRRQTRSKQERSDQTAKPWVDEDLQDDTEISSKHNEEDDDDWLDTTEEENLAHIPYTPAQYSATEMLERSEKFYSLMNLRRSVRFISPEPVPKEVIDNVIRTAGTAPSGAHTEPWTFVVVSDADVKHKIREIIEEEEEINYKQRMGDKWVQDLKKLRTNWVKEYLDVAPYLILVFKQTYGILPSGKKKTHYYNEISVSISCGILLAALQNVGLVTVTTTPLNCGPQLRSLLQRPANEKLLMLLPVGYPASDAKVPDLKRKDLNEIMVTV